A portion of the Juglans microcarpa x Juglans regia isolate MS1-56 chromosome 1D, Jm3101_v1.0, whole genome shotgun sequence genome contains these proteins:
- the LOC121237400 gene encoding DEAD-box ATP-dependent RNA helicase 46, translated as MATTESAQASLGPRYAPDDPTLPKPWKGLIDGSTGVLYYWNPETNVTQYEKPSSLPPPLPAGQPPVASTPKLASIPVAQSMPPNGVVAQVGQQITQAPQQQGQQVQVSQLSQQHRQMAAQQQSSMAAQVSPQQGSQIAQGGPQQSSQLGQPMHQQGQPALTQPQQLMQHMMIYPGQQIQQAQSQHMPQQPAQQLPQVVQQPQHQGSYMTQPQTHQFTHQQLQYMAYQQSMLPQGQLNSQQHAQHSAQGQPFANQQDYQAAFPNREEVDFQNGNQIGFSPSQVQQPGTSSVQNLPSGSNSVQMAQISVHPGQAQQYGGSLGNMQQPPMGQLQQTRIDLAHQQHGPRFQNQMGPPMLHGQKSNLPAVGSKIHEDNLHGRTANEYYFNANKEGPVGSKDPKLAGIPMARNPQDKWISGVPSHNVMPGHTSGPNAITGHAIHNSFTHSTGGPPFSNNALMRPPFLGTTDVSSLTPVEAYRQQHEVTASGDNIPAPFMTFEATGFPPELLREIYSAGFTSPTPIQAQTWPIALQSRDIVAIAKTGSGKTLGYLVPAFILLRHCRNNPQNGPTVLVMAPTRELATQIQDEVMKFGRSSGVSCTCLYGGAPKGPQLKELDRGADIVVATPGRLNDILEMKKVDFRQVSLLVLDEADRMLDMGFEPQIRKIVNEIPPRRQTLMYTATWPKEVRKIAGDLLVNPVQVNIGSVDELAANKAITQYVEVVPQMEKQRRLEQILRAQERGSKVIIFCSTKRLCDQLARSIGRNFGAAAIHGDKSQGERDWVLNQFRSGKSPILVATDVAARGLDIKDIRVVINYDFPTGVEDYVHRIGRTGRAGATGVSYTFFSEQDWKYAADLIKVLEGANQHVPPEVRELALRGAPSFGKDRGGMNHFDSGSSGAGYGRYDSVGRGGMRDGGFGGRGGMRDGNLGGRGGMRGVGFGGRGGVRDGSFGGRSDFFPGRGNRGRGFGGPGGTHVGRGRNERGPYDRYNNMDGRGRGRGRGRFDNRRDIADRSRGRSYSRSPERVRTWGNNRSRSNSRSRSRSRSRSRSRSRSRSWSRGRSHSRSWSRGRNRSYSRSPSRSRSRSRSRSHDRYERSHEKTPDKQDLTIPEFEAAPESRMSPMSPGTQGNASPGANLIAQPPVVAITGALHPEDGLDSCHQSGAEP; from the exons ATGGCTACAACGGAGTCTGCTCAAGCTTCCCTTGGTCCACGGTATGCACCTGATGATCCCACCCTTCCGAAACCTTGGAAGGGTTTGATTGATGGAAGCACGGGTGTGTTATATTACTGGAATCCTGAAACCAATGTCACCCAATATGAAAAGCCATCCTCTTTGCCTCCACCATTGCCAGCTGGCCAGCCTCCTGTTGCTTCTACGCCTAAGTTAGCCTCAATACCGGTAGCCCAATCAATGCCACCAAATGGTGTGGTGGCTCAGGTTGGGCAGCAGATAACTCAAGCCCCACAACAGCAGGGGCAACAAGTACAAGTGAGCCAGTTATCTCAACAGCACAGACAAATGGCGGCACAACAGCAGAGTTCAATGGCAGCACAGGTTTCTCCCCAGCAGGGATCTCAAATCGCACAAGGTGGACCACAACAAAGTTCGCAACTGGGACAACCCATGCATCAGCAAGGGCAGCCAGCACTGACACAGCCACAGCAATTAATGCAACACATGATGATCTACCCGGGTCAACAAATCCAACAAGCACAGAGTCAGCACATGCCTCAGCAGCCAGCCCAGCAGTTACCGCAAGTTGTTCAACAACCACAGCATCAAGGCTCTTACATGACCCAACCACAAACACATCAATTTACACACCAGCAACTGCAATATATGGCATATCAGCAAAGCATGCTTCCCCAAGGACAGCTCAATTCACAGCAGCATGCCCAGCATAGCGCACAAGGGCAGCCATTTGCAAATCAACAGGATTATCAGGCTGCATTCCCAAATAGGGAGGAAGTTGATTTCCAGAATGGAAACCAAATTGGATTTTCTCCATCCCAGGTCCAGCAACCTGGTACCTCATCTGTTCAGAACCTTCCTTCTGGAAGCAACTCGGTTCAGATGGCACAGATTTCTGTTCATCCAGGTCAAGCCCAACAGTATGGTGGTTCTTTGGGGAACATGCAGCAGCCTCCTATGGGTCAATTGCAGCAAACTAGGATTGATTTGGCTCACCAGCAACATGGTCCTAGGTTTCAGAATCAGATGGGCCCACCAATGCTGCATGGTCAGAAGTCTAATTTGCCTGCGGTTGGATCAAAGATACACGAGGATAATTTGCATGGTAGAACTGCAAATGAATATTACTTTAATGCTAACAAGGAAGGGCCTGTCGGTTCCAAGGATCCCAAGCTTGCAGGGATACCTATGGCAAGAAATCCACAG gaTAAGTGGATCAGTGGTGTCCCATCTCATAATGTGATGCCTGGTCATACCAGTGGGCCGAATGCCATCACAGGGCATGCCATTCATAACTCATTCACTCACTCAACTGGTGGTCCGCCATTTTCAAATAATGCTTTGATGAGGCCTCCTTTTTTAGGAACTACAGATGTTTCTAGTCTCACACCTGTTGAAGCTTACCGCCAACAGCACGAAGTCACAGCATCG GGGGACAATATTCCAGCACCATTCATGACATTTGAAGCCACTGGTTTCCCTCCAGAGTTATTGAGAGAG ATATATTCTGCTGGTTTCACATCTCCCACGCCGATTCAGGCACAGACATGGCCAATTGCGCTGCAAAGTAGGGACATAGTGGCAATTGCAAAAACAGGTTCTGGAAAAACATTGGGGTATTTGGTCCCTGCCTTCATTCTCCTTAGACATTGCCGTAATAATCCTCAGAATGGCCCAACAGTTTTAGTTATGGCTCCAACCCGTGAACTTGCTACACAAATTCAAGATGAAGTCATGAAATTTGGCCGTTCATCTGGAGTCTCTTGCACG TGCCTATATGGTGGTGCTCCAAAGGGCCCACAGCTAAAAGAATTAGATCGAGGAGCAGATATTGTTGTGGCAACTCCTGGTCGTCTCAATGACATCCTCGAGATGAAGAAGGTTGACTTTAGACAAGTTTCCCTTCTTGTGCTTGATGAGGCTGATCGAATGCTTGACATGGGTTTTGAACCTCAAATTCGTAAGATTGTGAATGAGATACCCCCACGCAGACAAACGCTTATGTACACAGCAACTTGGCCTAAAGAAGTAAGAAAGATAGCAGGCGATCTTCTTGTTAATCCTGTTCAGGTTAACATTGGCAGTGTTGATGAGCTTGCTGCGAACAAGGCCATCACTCAG TATGTTGAAGTAGTCCCACAAATGGAGAAGCAGAGGCGCTTGGAGCAGATCCTTAGAGCCCAAGAACGGGGTTCGAAGGTTATTATTTTCTGCTCCACGAAGAGGCTGTGTGATCAGCTTGCACGTAGTATTGGGCGTAACTTTGGGGCTGCTGCAATTCATGGGGACAAGTCTCAGGGTGAGAGAGACTGGGTTTTAAATCAGTTCCGTAGTGGAAAGTCCCCTATATTGGTTGCTACCGATGTTGCTGCCCGTGGGCTTGACATCAAAGATATAAG GGTGGTGATTAACTATGATTTCCCTACTGGGGTTGAAGACTATGTCCACCGAATTGGAAGGACTGGGAGGGCTGGTGCCACTGGAGTGTCATACACCTTCTTCTCTGAGCAGGACTGGAAATATGCTGCTGATCTGATCAAAGTTCTGGAGGGAGCTAACCAGCATGTGCCTCCAGAGGTGAGAGAGTTGGCTTTACGTGGTGCACCGAGCTTTGGCAAGGATCGGGGTGGCATGAACCATTTTGATTCTGGTAGTAGTGGGGCTGGTTATGGTCGTTATGATTCTGTTGGCCGTGGTGGCATGAGGGATGGTGGCTTTGGTGGCCGCGGTGGCATGAGGGATGGCAACTTGGGCGGACGTGGAGGCATGAGGGGTGTTGGTTTCGGTGGACGTGGAGGTGTAAGAGATGGTAGTTTTGGTGGTAGAAGTGATTTCTTTCCTGGTCGTGGCAACAGGGGACGGGGATTTGGTGGTCCTGGTGGTACGCATGTTGGTCGGGGCAGGAATGAGCGTGGCCCATATGATCGGTACAACAATATGGATGGGCGTGGGCGTGGCCGGGGACGGGGAAGATTTGACAACAGAAGAGACATTGCTGATAGGAGTAGAGGCAGAAGTTATAGCCGTAGCCCTGAAAGAGTTCGAACATGGGGTAATAATCGCAGTCGCAGCAACAGCCGTAGCCGTAGCCGTAGCCGTAGCCGAAGCCGAAGCCGAAGCAGGAGTAGGAGCTGGAGCAGGGGTCGTAGTCATAGCCGAAGCTGGTCTCGTGGCCGTAATCGTAGCTACAGCCGCAGCCCTAGCCGCAGCCGCAGCCGCAGTCGCAGTCGCAGTCATGATAGATATGAGAGGTCACATGAAAAAACTCCAGATAAACAAGATCTTACAATACCTGAATTTGAGGCTGCTCCTGAATCAAGGATGTCTCCTATGTCCCCAGGTACACAAGGTAATGCGTCTCCTGGGGCCAATCTCATTGCACAGCCACCTGTTGTTGCAATTACTGGTGCACTACATCCAGAGGATGGGTTAGACTCTTGCCATCAATCAGGAGCAGAACCTTAA
- the LOC121237858 gene encoding solute carrier family 25 member 44-like: MEAEAANAPELALADTDINWDRLDKTRFHIIGAIFFTAQSALLHPTAVVKTRMQVAGSGLSNMRGISVFEQMLKTDGIPGLFRGFGTSAVGSLPGRVLALTSLEVSKDMMLKYTEGLDMPEATRIGIANGVAGMLSNLVSCIYYVPLEVVCQRLMVQGIPGTTVCNGPFDVVRKVIKAEGFRGLYRGFGLTAVTQSPASALWWGAYGAAQHMIWRSLGYRDDMDKKPSHMEMVTVQATAGMVAGACSSVITTPIDTVKTRLQVMDNFEGGRPSVLKTARTLIKEDGWWGFYRGFGPRFLNMSLYGTTMIVTYELIKRLSVRQ; encoded by the exons ATGGAAGCCGAGGCTGCAAATGCTCCAGAGTTGGCTCTTGCTGACACCGACATCAACTGGGACAG GTTGGACAAGACAAGGTTTCACATTATTGGGGCTATCTTCTTTACTGCTCAGTCAGCCTTGTTACATCCTACGGCAGTTGTAAAGACTAGAATGCAAGTTGCTGGTTCTGGTCTCTCCAACATGCGCGGTATTTCCGTATTTGAACAGATGTTGAAGACTGATGGTATCCCTGGCCTATTTAGGGGTTTTGGCACTTCAGCCGTTGGATCATTGCCTGGTAGAGTCTTGGCTTTAACATCACTTGAAGTGTCAAAAGATATGATGTTAAAATATACTGAAGGTCTAGATATGCCCGAAGCAACACGTATTGGCATTGCGAATGGAGTGGCAGGGATGTTGTCAAATTTAGTTTCTTGCATATACTATGTTCCTTTGGAGGTG GTCTGCCAGAGACTGATGGTACAAGGGATTCCTGGGACTACAGTCTGCAATGGACCATTTGATGTTGTACGTAAGGTGATAAAGGCTGAAGGGTTCCGCGGATTGTATAGAGGCTTTGGATTGACAGCTGTGACTCAATCCCCAGCATCTGCACTTTGGTGGGGTGCCTATGGAGCTGCCCAACACATGATTTGGAG GAGCTTGGGTTACAGAGATGATATGGACAAAAAACCGTCTCATATGGAGATGGTAACAGTTCAGGCAACGGCAGGAATGGTAGCTGGTGCTTGTTCATCGGTTATCACAACTCCCATTGACACTGTAAAGACTAGACTTCAG GTCATGGATAATTTTGAGGGAGGAAGACCGTCAGTACTCAAGACTGCAAGGACACTCATTAAGGAAGATGGATGGTGGGGCTTCTATAGAGGGTTTGGACCTCGATTCTTAAATATGTCTCTCTATGGAACAACAATGATTGTTACCTATGAACTTATAA AGAGATTGTCCGTGAGGCAGTAA
- the LOC121237998 gene encoding uncharacterized protein LOC121237998: MPSASLSLLPSFYNSPTIVERFKPGFVYGRRSRHESGSTSFVPPHDLDLAPAPASTTLHRSTRPSQPPDWPWNMSVGKMQCKQNFKHLRRITLEILFIAPTVKPIGSKWIFSVKFRFDDSLDRYKARLVALENKHEYEIDYEETFAHVAKMTTIQTILAIAAS, encoded by the exons ATGCCATCTGCATCTTTATCTCTTCTGCCTAGCTTTTATAATTCCCCGACAATTGTGGAAAGGTTCAAACCTGGTTTTGTGTATGGAAGACGTAGTCGACATGAGTCTGGTTCCACTTCCTTTGTGCCCCCTCACGATCTTGACCTGGCACCTGCTCCGGCTTCCACCACTCTTCACCGGTCTACTCGCCCTTCTCAACCCCCTGATTG GCCATGGAACATGAGTGTTGGCAAAATGCAATGCAAACAGAACTTCAAGCACTTGAGAAGAATCACACTTGAGATATTGTTCATTGCCCCTACAGTCAAACCTATTGGGAGTAAATGGATTTTTTCTGTAAAGTTTCGTTTTGATGACTCTTTGGATCGGTACAAAGCTCGACTAGTAGCTCTGGAAAACAAACATGAATATGAGATTGATTATGAGGAGACATTTGCTcatgttgccaaaatgaccacgATTCAAACCATTTTAGCTATTGCTGCTTCATAG